A stretch of the Salminus brasiliensis chromosome 19, fSalBra1.hap2, whole genome shotgun sequence genome encodes the following:
- the LOC140541348 gene encoding uncharacterized protein — protein sequence MNLGYDRLIMVGASLTIKNTVEDDEAIYFCGGSDGKTIVFSYGTFLAVTGRLQFSISVQQTPASGSVLSGQPVTLQCTVHSDIRAADVRVLWFRSAAGQSIPEIIYTDHNSSSHQREISSSPHSYVYNFSRNILNNASNAGTYYCVAMTSGEIVFSNGTTVDFKGPEDPTLFNLEVTFGVSVIWIFAQAIFIYKKIQCKHCSGLLFTLSESPTRQGHSISTRLRMKRGQSAVYSEVKYFTETDHYQTH from the exons ATGAATTTGGGTTATGACAGGTTGATTATGGTTGGAGCTTCTCTGACTATTAAAAATACtgttgaagatgatgaagcTATCTACTTCTGTGGAGGCAGTGATGGGAAAACTATAGTGTTTTCATATGGCACGTTCTTAGCAGTCACAG GTCGCCTTCAGTTCAGCATCTCAGTGCAGCAAACTCCAGCATCAGGGTCGGTTCTTTCAGGACAACCAGTGACTCTGCAGTGCACAGTCCATTCAGATATCCGAGCAGCAGATGTCCGAGTGCTCTGGTTCAGATCTGCTGCAGGACAATCCATTCCTGAAATCATCTACACTGatcacaacagcagcagccatCAGCGTGAAATCAGCTCCTCTCCACACAGCTATGTGTACAACTTCTCCAGGAACATCCTCAACAATGCCAGCAATGCTGGGACTTACTACTGCGTCGCAATGACTAGTGGGGAGATCGTTTTTAGCAATGGAACAACAGTAGACTTCA AGGGACCTGAGGATCCCACTTTATTCAATCTGGAAGTGACTTTTGGTGTTTCTGTGATTTGGATCTTTGCTCAAGCTATTTTTATCTATAAGAAGATACAGTGTAAACACTGCAGTG GACTACTGTTTACATTGTCAGAGAGCCCAACCAGACAG GGCCACAGCATTTCCACTAGACTGAGAATGAAGAGAGGACAGTCTGCTGTGTACTCTGAAGTGAAATACTTCACAGAGACTGACCACTATCAAACTCACTAG